One Pyrus communis chromosome 13, drPyrComm1.1, whole genome shotgun sequence genomic window carries:
- the LOC137712348 gene encoding uncharacterized protein: MRFVDGTNMCPSQFPSTYYGDSTVTTGVSSSRIETDEYKVWKMHDMALMHLITATLSPSAISCAIGSTSARNLWVRLQEQFSIVSRAAIFQMKSNLYTIKKGTDYVTQYLQKIKEARDFLAAAGVTFADEDIIIILALNGLPSEYNTFRCVIRGRELFVSKIFDPNCLQRKLLLKTIHQYHSSLLWWHMIKDRVPNIQ; the protein is encoded by the coding sequence ATGAGGTTTGTTGATGGCACAAATATGTGTCCTTCCCAATTTCCATCTACCTATTATGGAGATTCTACAGTAACGACTGGTGTCTCATCTTCAAGAATTGAGACAGATGAATACAAGGTCTGGAAAATGCATGATATGGCACTTATGCATCTCATTACTGCAACCCTATCCCCTTCTGCAATTTCTTGTGCTATTGGTAGCACAAGTGCAAGGAATTTATGGGTTAGGCTCCAAGAACAATTCTCTATTGTGAGTAGGGCTGcaatttttcaaatgaaatCAAATCTTTATACCATCAAGAAAGGCACTGATTATGTGACTCAGTACTTGCAAAAAATCAAGGAAGCAAGAGATTTTCTTGCTGCTGCTGGAGTCACATTTGCAGATGaggatattattattattcttgcTCTTAATGGCTTGCCATCCGAGTATAACACCTTTAGATGTGTGATCCGTGGCAGAGAATTATTTGTCTCAAAGATTTTCGATCCCAATTGCTTGCAGAGGAAGCTTTTGTTAAAAACAATTCATCAATACCATTCCTCTCTTCTATGGTGGCACATGATCAAAGACAGGGTTCCAAATATTCAATAA